The following coding sequences lie in one Pseudomonas sp. B33.4 genomic window:
- a CDS encoding sensor histidine kinase, which yields MKRSELPGRHSLFWKLAFLLVAFCLLMIWLSWSWGRYMEERNQFLSDEARGTLSRYAAQAEQAWQHGGRSGVDDWLQSMELREASWVGVIGGNLQSLSSDPLNEQEIQHLTFLRGLDWPIHKQGRPWLRVPFPKEPSAGSLVIELPERFLPGKYRVFWRVITNGVIPGLFTLLLCVGLYRLLVVPLNNLREQANAWRADQLNVRLSSGITQRPDELGELARAFDSMSERLQSTVALQQQLLRDLSHELRTPLSRLRVASESEQGLPQLRERIGREVDGMQRLVEDTLQLAWLDTDRTPLPDEAIQIQALWEMLTDNACYESGWPSLQLQCAVDESCWVRGNLNTLAQALENILRNAIRHSPAGGIVRLDGRRDGDFWHLWLEDQGGGVAEADLERIFSPFTRLDGSRPGDGGFGLGLSIARNAVQRQGGSIWAENGGAGLRLNLRLLADDGVAPTDAFASRLAPTLELGSPQIV from the coding sequence ATGAAACGATCTGAACTGCCGGGGCGGCATTCGCTGTTCTGGAAACTGGCGTTTCTGCTGGTCGCGTTTTGTCTGCTGATGATCTGGCTGAGCTGGTCGTGGGGACGTTATATGGAGGAGCGCAACCAGTTCCTCTCCGACGAGGCACGCGGCACGCTTAGCCGTTACGCCGCGCAAGCCGAGCAAGCGTGGCAGCACGGCGGCCGTAGCGGGGTCGATGACTGGTTGCAGAGCATGGAGTTGCGTGAAGCCAGTTGGGTCGGTGTCATCGGCGGCAACTTGCAGTCGTTGAGCAGCGATCCGCTGAATGAACAGGAAATCCAGCACCTGACGTTCTTGCGTGGTCTCGACTGGCCAATTCACAAACAGGGTCGACCGTGGCTGCGCGTACCGTTTCCCAAAGAACCGTCTGCCGGCAGCTTGGTGATCGAATTGCCCGAGCGATTCCTGCCGGGTAAATATCGCGTGTTCTGGCGCGTCATCACCAACGGCGTGATTCCCGGTCTGTTCACGTTATTGCTGTGTGTCGGTCTTTATCGCTTGCTGGTCGTGCCACTGAACAACCTGCGCGAACAGGCCAATGCCTGGCGCGCCGATCAATTGAATGTGCGGCTGTCGAGCGGCATCACTCAGCGCCCGGACGAACTCGGCGAGCTGGCCAGGGCGTTCGACTCGATGTCCGAACGCCTGCAATCCACCGTCGCTTTGCAACAGCAACTTCTACGCGATCTGTCCCACGAATTGCGCACGCCGCTGAGCCGACTGCGCGTTGCCAGCGAAAGCGAACAGGGTTTGCCGCAATTGCGCGAACGCATCGGTCGTGAAGTCGACGGTATGCAAAGACTGGTCGAAGACACCCTGCAACTGGCCTGGCTCGACACCGATCGCACTCCGCTGCCGGATGAAGCCATTCAGATCCAGGCCTTGTGGGAAATGCTCACTGATAACGCCTGTTATGAAAGCGGCTGGCCGAGTCTGCAATTGCAGTGTGCGGTGGACGAGTCGTGCTGGGTGCGCGGCAATCTGAATACGCTGGCGCAGGCGCTGGAGAACATTTTGCGCAACGCCATTCGGCATTCGCCGGCGGGCGGGATCGTGCGTCTTGATGGACGGCGCGATGGCGATTTCTGGCATCTGTGGCTGGAAGATCAGGGCGGCGGCGTAGCGGAAGCTGATCTGGAACGGATCTTCTCACCGTTCACCCGACTCGACGGCTCGCGGCCCGGTGATGGCGGTTTTGGCTTGGGGCTGAGCATCGCGCGCAATGCCGTGCAGCGCCAGGGCGGAAGTATTTGGGCGGAGAATGGCGGGGCGGGGTTGCGGTTGAATCTGCGGTTGCTGGCGGATGATGGTGTCGCGCCGACTGACGCCTTCGCGAGCAGGCTCGCTCCTACATTGGAACTCGGTTCGCCGCAGATCGTGTGA
- a CDS encoding response regulator transcription factor, whose translation MTPVSGQPRILSIEDDPVLGAYVHEHLGRSGFQVTWCQNGQEGLSIARRQPFDVVLMDILLPGLDGLNVLTQLRQSHSTPVLLMSALGAEADRISGFRLGADDYLPKPFSMAELHVRIEAILRRVALDRRPAALAKPVAAGTLRFDDEQCDVFFREQAAGLTRSEYRLLETLNRNDEEVLSKAFLYQHVLQRGYAAHDRSLDMHISQIRRKLKAIGYTEREVRTVWGKGYVLSAADETI comes from the coding sequence ATGACTCCTGTTTCCGGCCAGCCACGCATTCTTTCCATCGAAGACGATCCGGTTCTCGGCGCCTATGTCCACGAACATCTGGGCCGCAGCGGCTTTCAGGTGACCTGGTGTCAGAACGGCCAGGAAGGCCTGAGCATCGCCAGGCGCCAGCCGTTCGACGTGGTGCTGATGGACATCCTGTTGCCGGGCCTGGACGGTTTGAATGTGTTGACACAATTGCGCCAGAGCCATTCGACGCCGGTGCTGCTGATGTCGGCCCTGGGTGCCGAGGCCGATCGCATCAGTGGTTTTCGTCTCGGCGCCGACGATTATTTGCCCAAGCCGTTCAGCATGGCCGAGCTGCATGTGCGCATCGAAGCGATCCTGCGTCGGGTCGCGCTGGATCGGCGCCCGGCCGCGCTCGCAAAGCCAGTGGCGGCCGGTACGCTGCGATTCGATGACGAACAGTGCGATGTGTTTTTCCGCGAGCAAGCCGCCGGGCTGACCCGTAGCGAATACCGTTTGCTGGAAACCCTCAATCGCAATGACGAAGAAGTGCTGAGCAAAGCCTTCCTTTATCAGCACGTTCTGCAGCGTGGATACGCGGCCCATGACCGCAGTCTCGACATGCATATCAGCCAGATCCGCCGCAAGCTCAAAGCCATCGGTTACACCGAGCGTGAAGTGCGCACCGTCTGGGGCAAGGGTTACGTCTTGAGTGCTGCAGATGAAACGATCTGA
- a CDS encoding response regulator codes for MLKKLGIKGRVLLLTLLPTSLMALVLGGYFTWTQQSDLQSQLMQRGEMIAEQLAPLVAPAMGHGNSDLLERIATQSLEQPDVRAVTFLAPDRSPLAHAGPTMLNQAPSGDSAQLQRRSGNDATRYLMPVFGKHRNLAGELIPQESDRLLGWVELELSHNGMLLRGYRSLFASLLLIAAGLAGAALLALRMGRTINRPLSQIKQAVAQLKDGHLETRLPPLGSQELDELASGINRMAGTLQNAREELQHSVDQATEDVRQNLETIEIQNIELDLARKEALEASRIKSEFLANMSHEIRTPLNGILGFTHLLQKSELTPRQLNYLGTIEKSADSLLGIINEILDFSKIEAGKLVLDHIPFNLRDLLQDTLTILAPAAHAKQLELVSLVYRDTPLSLVGDPLRLKQILTNLVSNAIKFTREGTIVARAMLEEENEDSVQLRISIQDTGIGLSNQDVRALFQAFSQADNSLSRQPGGTGLGLVISKRLIEQMGGEIGVDSTPGEGSEFWISLSLPKTRDDAEDLPAAPLLGRRVAVLENHELARQALQHQLEDCGLDVTPFNTLETLTNGVTGAYQTDQAIDLAVIGITSNDMLPERLNQHIWDLEHLGCKVLVLCPTTEQTLFHLSVPNPHSQLQAKPACTRKLRRALADLVNPRQPRNEPGEPLSSRAPKVLCVDDNPANLLLVQTLLEDMGAKVLAVESGYAAVKAVQSESFDLVLMDVQMPGMDGRQSTETIRQWESERHCTPLPIVALTAHAMANEKRALLQSGMDDYLTKPISERQLAQVVLKWTGLALRNHGPERISDSAAGNNELPVLDHEEGLRLAAGKADLAADMLAMLLASLEADREAIRTACENRDQNALIERVHRLHGATRYCGVPQLRAACQRSETLLKQDDPKAVAALEELERAINRLAAQAKISA; via the coding sequence GTGCTCAAGAAACTGGGAATCAAAGGTCGCGTGTTGTTGCTGACCTTGTTGCCGACCAGCCTGATGGCGCTGGTGCTGGGTGGTTATTTCACCTGGACGCAGCAGTCCGACTTGCAGAGCCAATTGATGCAGCGCGGCGAGATGATCGCCGAGCAGCTGGCGCCGCTGGTCGCACCCGCCATGGGTCACGGCAACAGCGATCTGCTGGAGCGCATTGCCACGCAGTCCCTTGAACAACCGGATGTGCGCGCGGTGACCTTCCTCGCCCCGGACCGCTCGCCATTGGCCCACGCTGGCCCGACCATGCTCAATCAGGCGCCCAGCGGCGACAGCGCGCAATTGCAACGGCGCAGCGGCAATGACGCGACGCGCTACCTGATGCCGGTGTTCGGCAAACATCGCAACCTCGCCGGCGAATTGATCCCGCAAGAGTCCGACCGTTTGCTCGGCTGGGTCGAACTGGAACTGTCGCACAACGGCATGCTGCTGCGCGGTTATCGCAGTCTGTTTGCCAGTCTGCTGCTGATTGCCGCCGGTCTGGCGGGCGCGGCACTGCTGGCGTTGCGCATGGGGCGCACGATCAATCGCCCGCTGAGCCAGATCAAACAAGCCGTTGCGCAACTCAAGGACGGCCATCTGGAAACGCGTTTGCCGCCGCTCGGCAGTCAGGAGCTGGACGAACTGGCGTCGGGCATCAACCGCATGGCCGGTACCCTGCAAAACGCCCGCGAAGAGTTGCAGCACAGTGTCGATCAGGCCACCGAAGACGTGCGCCAGAACCTGGAAACCATCGAGATCCAGAACATCGAACTGGACCTGGCGCGCAAAGAAGCGCTGGAAGCCAGCCGGATCAAGTCCGAATTCCTCGCCAACATGAGCCACGAGATCCGCACGCCGCTCAACGGCATTCTCGGTTTCACCCATCTGTTGCAGAAAAGCGAACTGACCCCGCGCCAGCTCAATTATCTGGGCACCATCGAAAAATCCGCCGACAGCCTGCTGGGGATCATCAACGAGATCCTCGACTTCTCGAAAATCGAGGCCGGCAAACTGGTGCTCGACCATATTCCGTTCAACCTGCGCGACCTGCTGCAGGACACCCTGACCATCCTCGCCCCCGCTGCGCACGCCAAGCAGCTTGAGCTGGTCAGTCTGGTCTATCGCGACACACCGCTGTCACTGGTTGGTGACCCGCTACGCCTCAAACAGATCCTCACCAACCTGGTGAGCAACGCGATCAAGTTCACCCGCGAAGGCACTATCGTTGCCCGGGCGATGCTTGAAGAGGAAAATGAAGACAGCGTGCAACTGCGCATCAGCATTCAGGACACCGGCATCGGCCTTTCAAACCAGGACGTGCGCGCGTTGTTCCAGGCGTTCAGTCAGGCCGACAACTCACTGTCGCGTCAGCCGGGCGGCACCGGTCTGGGGCTGGTGATTTCCAAACGCCTGATCGAACAGATGGGCGGCGAAATCGGCGTCGACAGCACGCCGGGCGAAGGCTCGGAATTCTGGATCAGCCTGAGTCTGCCCAAGACCCGCGACGACGCCGAAGACCTGCCGGCCGCGCCATTGCTCGGCCGCCGCGTGGCAGTGCTGGAAAATCACGAGCTGGCGCGGCAGGCCTTGCAGCATCAACTGGAGGACTGTGGCCTCGATGTCACGCCTTTCAACACCCTCGAAACCTTGACCAACGGCGTCACCGGCGCGTACCAGACCGATCAGGCGATTGATCTGGCGGTGATTGGCATCACCAGCAACGACATGCTGCCCGAGCGTTTGAACCAGCACATCTGGGACCTCGAACATCTCGGTTGCAAAGTGCTGGTGCTGTGCCCGACCACCGAACAGACGCTGTTTCATTTATCGGTGCCGAACCCGCACAGCCAGTTGCAAGCGAAACCGGCCTGCACGCGTAAATTGCGTCGCGCGCTGGCCGATCTGGTCAACCCGCGCCAGCCCCGCAATGAGCCAGGCGAACCGCTGTCGAGCCGCGCGCCGAAAGTGCTCTGTGTCGACGACAACCCGGCCAACCTGCTGCTGGTGCAAACCCTGCTCGAAGACATGGGCGCCAAGGTACTTGCAGTGGAAAGCGGTTACGCGGCGGTCAAAGCCGTGCAGAGCGAATCTTTCGATCTGGTGCTGATGGACGTGCAGATGCCCGGCATGGACGGCCGCCAGAGCACCGAAACCATTCGCCAGTGGGAAAGCGAGCGGCACTGCACGCCGCTGCCGATCGTCGCCCTCACCGCCCACGCCATGGCCAACGAAAAACGCGCGCTGCTGCAAAGCGGCATGGACGACTACCTGACCAAACCGATCAGCGAGCGGCAATTGGCGCAGGTGGTGCTGAAATGGACCGGCCTGGCCTTGCGCAATCACGGGCCGGAACGGATCAGCGACAGTGCGGCGGGCAATAATGAACTGCCGGTGCTTGATCATGAGGAAGGCTTGCGCCTGGCTGCCGGCAAGGCTGACTTGGCGGCAGACATGTTGGCCATGCTGCTCGCCTCACTGGAAGCCGACCGCGAGGCCATTCGCACGGCTTGCGAAAACCGCGACCAGAATGCATTGATCGAACGCGTCCATCGCCTGCACGGTGCCACTCGTTATTGCGGCGTACCGCAATTGCGTGCAGCCTGTCAGCGCAGCGAAACCCTGCTCAAGCAAGATGACCCCAAGGCCGTGGCAGCGCTGGAAGAACTGGAGCGCGCGATCAACCGCCTCGCGGCGCAAGCGAAGATCAGTGCCTGA
- a CDS encoding 2-hydroxyacid dehydrogenase, with the protein MRTIVFSSQTYDRDSFLAVDCPAGVELQFQPARLSLDTAALADAHEVVCAFINDDLSAPVLERLAAGGTRLIALRSAGYNHVDLLAAKRLGLAVVRVPAYSPHAVAEHAVALILALNRRLHRAYNRTREGDFSLHGLTGFDLVGKTVGIVGTGQIGATFAKIMHGFGCELLACDPFPNPDVLALGARYLSLPELLAQSRIISLHCPLNEQSKHLINRDSLAHMQAGAMLINTGRGGLVDTPALIDALKDGQLGYLGLDVYEEEAQLFFEDRSDLPLQDDVLARLLTFPNVIITAHQAFLTREALGAIAATTLHNIATWAAGTPQNQVEG; encoded by the coding sequence ATGCGCACGATCGTTTTCAGTAGCCAGACCTACGACCGCGACAGCTTCCTCGCCGTCGATTGCCCGGCGGGTGTCGAGCTGCAGTTTCAACCAGCGCGGCTCAGCCTCGATACGGCGGCGCTGGCCGACGCGCATGAAGTGGTTTGCGCCTTCATCAATGATGACCTCAGCGCTCCAGTGCTCGAGCGTCTGGCCGCTGGCGGCACACGTCTGATAGCCCTGCGTTCGGCGGGTTACAACCATGTCGATCTGCTCGCCGCGAAACGCTTGGGACTGGCCGTGGTACGCGTGCCGGCCTACTCGCCGCACGCAGTGGCCGAACATGCCGTGGCGCTGATCCTGGCCCTCAACCGTCGTCTGCACCGTGCCTATAACCGCACCCGCGAGGGCGATTTCAGCCTGCATGGCCTGACCGGTTTCGACCTGGTCGGTAAAACCGTCGGGATTGTTGGCACCGGTCAGATCGGCGCGACCTTCGCGAAAATCATGCACGGTTTCGGCTGCGAGCTGCTGGCCTGCGATCCGTTCCCGAACCCGGATGTTCTGGCGTTGGGTGCGCGCTATCTGAGCTTGCCCGAACTGCTTGCGCAGTCGCGAATCATCAGCCTGCACTGCCCGCTCAACGAGCAGAGCAAACACCTGATCAACCGCGATTCACTGGCGCACATGCAGGCCGGCGCCATGCTGATCAATACCGGTCGCGGCGGTCTGGTCGATACGCCGGCATTGATTGACGCCTTGAAGGACGGCCAGCTCGGCTATCTGGGTCTGGATGTCTATGAAGAAGAGGCGCAACTGTTTTTCGAGGATCGCTCCGACCTGCCCTTGCAGGACGATGTGCTGGCGCGATTGCTGACCTTTCCCAACGTGATCATCACCGCGCACCAAGCCTTTCTGACGCGTGAAGCACTGGGTGCAATTGCCGCGACAACCTTGCACAACATCGCGA